The Coffea eugenioides isolate CCC68of chromosome 8, Ceug_1.0, whole genome shotgun sequence genome has a segment encoding these proteins:
- the LOC113780958 gene encoding DNA-directed RNA polymerases IV and V subunit 2-like, with the protein MDASDAIKDSGIGSSKDNLFDQSLSMDIDDIDFDDFDDMLNSITLRELGEDFLKKFCKKAATAFFEQYGFISHQINSYNNFVKYRIQEVFDSVGEIVVEPGFDPSKRGDGDWKYASIKFGKVILEKPDIWIGEKLFGEGKNEYLKVLPRHARLQNMTYSARIKVETHVQVYTKKLLRSDKAKTGMAEYVENHCEKEEKKEIIIGRLPVMVRSELCWMNEAEKDDCEFDHGGYFIIKGAEKTFIAQEQICMIRLWLSRVPNWMVSYRPIAKRKRVYLKLVSNSKFENIIGGEKVLSVYFAVAEMPVWILFFALGASSDREVVDLINLDIEDTKIANILTESIYDADDNCTDFRRGKNALDHVHKLLKNCKFPPAESVEECIRNLLFPNLTGFKQKARFLGYMVKCLLEAYTGRRKVDNRDDFRNKRLELASELLERELKVHLKHAERRMVKAIQKDIYGDYELRGIETYVDASIISNGLSRAFSTGAWSHPYKKMERVSGVVATLRRTNPLQMTADMRKTRQQVSYTGRVGDARYPHPSHWGKICFLSTPDGENCGLVKNLASLGLVSTTVLESLLDKLLDCGLKLLQDDTSSSTHEEHKIFLDGDWIGTCKDSALFVAELKNKRRSKEIPQQVEIKRDEKHREIRVFSDAGRVLRPLLVVENLKRIKDLKGEDCSFQSLLDRGIIELIGPEEEEDCVTAWEIGLLYTGSKEKPPMKYTHCELDQSFLLGLSCGIIPFANHDHARRVLYQSEKHSQQAIGFSTTNPSIRVDTNIHQLYYPQKPLFRTMLSDSLGKPSYPRHRGMLPRPEYFNGQCAIVAVNVHLGYNQEDSLVMNRASLERGMFRSEHIRSYKSDVDETENLGKRHKPEDFVKFGKMPSKIGRVDSLDDDGFPFIGASLQTGDIVIGKYSETGTDHSVKLKHTEKGMVQKVVLSANDEGKNFAVVSLRQVRSPGLGDKFSSMHGQKGVLGFLESQENFPFTAQGIVPDIVINPHAFPSRQTPGQLLEAALAKGIALGGAQKYATPFSTLSVDAIGDQLQRLGFSRWGNERMYNGRTGEMIHTMVFMGPTFYQRLTHMAEDKVKFRNTGPVHPLTRQPVADRKRFGGIKFGEMERDCLIAHGAASNLHERLFTLSDSSEMHICRKCRSMANVIQRPVLGGRKIRGPFCRLCESAEDIVRVNVPYGAKLLCQELFSMGISLKFDTELC; encoded by the exons ATGGATGCATCTGATGCCATAAAAGATTCGGGAATTGGGAGTAGCAAAGATAACTTATTTGATCAATCCTTATCGATGGATATTGATGACATTGACTTTGATGATTTCGATGACATGCTCAACTCTATAACCCTACGGGAGTTGGGTGAagatttcttgaagaaattttgTAAGAAGGCAGCAACGGCCTTTTTTGAACAGTATGGTTTCATTAGTCATCAAATCAATTCTTACAATAATTTCGTCAAGTATCGGATTCAAGAAGTCTTTGACTCTGTTGGTGAGATTGTGGTTGAGCCAGGGTTTGATCCTTCAAAGCGGGGTGATGGAGATTGGAAATACGCATCTATAAAGTTTGGCAAAGTCATTCTTGAGAAGCCAGACATTTGGATAGGTGAGAAGTTATTTGGAGAAGGTAAAAACGAGTATCTAAAAGTGCTTCCTCGTCATGCCCGGCTTCAGAACATGACTTATTCAGCTAGGATAAAAGTGGAGACTCATGTACAG gtCTACACCAAGAAGCTTCTAAGAAGTGACAAGGCAAAAACTGGAATGGCAGAGTATGTAGAGAATCATTGTGAAAAGGAGGAGAAGAAGGAGATCATAATTGGGAGGCTCCCTGTTATGGTGAGGTCTGAGTTATGTTGGATGAATGAAGCCGAAAAGGATGATTGTGAATTTGACCATGGTGGATATTTCATTATCAAGGGTGCTGAAAAG ACATTTATTGCACAGGAGCAAATCTGCATGATAAGGCTTTGGCTGTCTCGTGTCCCAAACTGGATGGTTTCTTACCGTCCAATTGCTAAAAGGAAAAGAGTGTATCTGAAGCTAGTTAGTAATTCAAAATTTGAGAATATCATTGGAGGAGAAAAAGTTCTTTCTGTTTATTTTGCTGTTGCTGAAATGCCCGTGTGGATACTGTTTTTTGCCCTTGGTGCATCTTCTGATAGAGAGGTGGTAGATTTGATCAATTTGGACATTGAAGACACCAAAATTGCAAATATACTTACTGAATCGATATATGATGCTGATGATAATTGTACGGACTTCCGCAGAGGTAAGAATGCTCTTGATCACGTTCATAAACTTCTGAAGAACTGTAAATTTCCTCCTGCTGAGTCTGTGGAAGAATGCATCAGAAATctactgtttccaaatttaactGGCTTTAAGCAGAAAGCCCGCTTCCTTGGGTACATGGTGAAGTGTCTATTGGAAGCATATACTGGCCGACGAAAGGTTGACAACCGGGATGATTTCAGAAACAAGAGATTGGAGTTGGCTTCTGAGCTGTTGGAGCGGGAGCTGAAGGTACACCTTAAACATGCTGAGAGGCGTATGGTGAAGGCTATTCAAAAAGATATCTATGGAGATTATGAACTGCGGGGCATTGAAACCTATGTGGATGCATCAATCATTTCGAATGGTCTTTCAAGAGCATTTTCAACTGGAGCATGGTCACATCCTTACAAGAAAATGGAAAGGGTTTCTGGAGTGGTCGCTACCCTTAGGCGGACAAACCCCTTGCAGATGACTGCTGACATGAGGAAAACACGGCAGCAGGTTTCATATACTGGGAGAGTTGGTGATGCTAGATATCC GCACCCTTCACACTGGGGAAAGATATGCTTTCTCTCTACTCCAGATGGAGAAAATTGTGGGCTTGTTAAAAACTTAGCCAGCTTGGGACTTGTCAGCACAACAGTATTGGAATCTCTTCTTGACAAATTACTTGATTGTGGTTTAAAATTATTACAAGATGATACTTCATCCTCAACACATGAAGAGCACAAGATTTTTTTGGATGGGGACTGGATTGGGACATGCAAGGATTCTGCATTATTTGTAGCAGAGCTAAAGAATAAGCGTCGGAGCAAGGAGATCCCACAGCAG GTGGAAATAAAGAGAGATGAAAAGCATAGAGAAATCCGTGTATTTTCTGATGCTGGAAGGGTTCTTCGTCCCCTCCTAGTTGTTGAGAATCTGAAAAGGATCAAAGATTTGAAAGGGGAGGACTGTTCTTTCCAATCTCTTTTGGACAGGGGAATCATTGAACTTATTGGAcctgaagaggaagaagattgTGTAACTGCTTGGGAAATTGGCTTGTTGTACACAGGCAGCAAAGAGAAGCCTCCCATGAAATATACACATTGTGAACTTGACCAGTCATTCTTATTAGGTTTAAGCTGTGGAATTATCCCATTTGCTAACCATGATCATGCACGAAGGGTCTTGTACCAGTCTGAGAAGCACTCTCAACAGGCTATTGGGTTTTCCACTACAAACCCAAGTATCAGAGTTGATACAAATATCCATCAATTGTATTATCCCCAGAAGCCACTTTTCCGAACCATGCTTTCAGATTCTCTTGGAAAGCCTTCCTATCCTCGTCATAGAGGAATGCTGCCACGACCTGAATATTTTAATGGGCAATGTGCTATAGTGGCAGTTAACGTACATCTTGGTTACAATCAGGAGGATTCCTTGGTAATGAATCGTGCTTCACTAGAGCGTGGCATGTTCCGATCCGAGCATATAAGAAGCTACAAATCAGATGTAGATGAGACGGAAAACTTGGGGAAGAGGCACAAGCCTGAGGACTTTGTAAAGTTTGGAAAGATGCCGAGTAAAATTGGACGCGTTGACAGCCTTGATGATGATGGTTTTCCATTCATTGGTGCTAGCCTCCAGACTGGTGACATAGTCATAGGTAAATATTCAGAAACAGGGACCGATCATAGTGTGAAACTAAAGCACACTGAAAAAGGCATGGTTCAGAAGGTTGTACTTTCAGCTAATGATGAGGGCAAGAACTTTGCTGTGGTATCTCTGAGGCAG gttCGTTCTCCAGGTCTGGGCGACAAGTTTTCAAGCATGCATGGGCAGAAGGGTGTTCTGGGTTTCCTAGAATCTCAGGAGAATTTTCCATTTACGGCACAAGGAATAGTTCCAGATATCGTAATTAATCCACATGCATTTCCTTCACGACAAACTCCTGGGCAACTTTTAGAGGCTGCATTGGCTAAGGGAATTGCTCTAGGAGGTGCACAGAAATATGCCACACCTTTTTCGACCTTATCTGTTGATGCTATAGGAGACCAACTTCAGAG GCTTGGATTTTCAAGGTGGGGAAATGAGAGAATGTACAATGGTCGAACAGGTGAAATGATTCATACTATGGTTTTCATGGGTCCGACATTTTATCAACGCCTTACTCATATGGCTGAAGATAAAGTCAAATTTCGGAACACGGGACCAGTCCATCCACTCACTCGTCAGCCAGTGGCAGACAGGAAGCGgtttggtgggataaaatttgGTGAGATGGAACGGGATTGCCTTATAGCTCATGGTGCTGCATCAAATTTGCACGAACGCCTCTTCACTCTCAGCGATTCTTCAGAGATGCATATCTGTCGCAAATGCAGGAGTATGGCCAATGTAATCCAGAGGCCAGTGCTCGGTGGCCGCAAGATTCGTGGCCCTTTCTGTCGGTTATGTGAGTCTGCAGAAGACATTGTTAGGGTGAATGTGCCTTATGGTGCCAAGTTGCTTTGTCAAGAGCTTTTCAGCATGGGCATATCTCTGAAGTTTGACACTGAGTTATGCTGA